One part of the Desulfonema ishimotonii genome encodes these proteins:
- a CDS encoding winged helix-turn-helix domain-containing protein: MAGNPDSLFIKSKIWIEDDSGKVVFGLGRLKILEAIRRHGSIQAAAKELKMSYRAVWGRIRATEERLGQPLLIRNVGGSSGGGSRLTPFARNLMEQFRQLHRNVEKQSDELFEKAFAALPPMPPEK, encoded by the coding sequence ATGGCAGGAAACCCGGATTCACTGTTTATAAAGTCAAAAATCTGGATCGAAGACGATTCGGGCAAGGTGGTTTTCGGCCTGGGCCGCCTGAAGATACTTGAAGCCATCCGCCGACACGGCTCCATCCAGGCGGCGGCAAAAGAGCTGAAAATGAGCTACCGGGCCGTATGGGGACGAATCAGGGCAACCGAGGAGCGTCTGGGGCAGCCGCTTCTCATTCGGAATGTCGGCGGTTCATCCGGCGGCGGTTCCCGGCTCACCCCCTTTGCCCGGAATCTGATGGAGCAGTTCCGGCAGCTTCACCGGAACGTCGAAAAGCAATCGGACGAGCTGTTTGAAAAGGCCTTTGCCGCACTGCCCCCGATGCCCCCGGAAAAATGA
- the tatA gene encoding twin-arginine translocase TatA/TatE family subunit, with translation MFGMGMPEILLILAIALIVIGPKKLPELAKSLGRAMNEFKKATSELKETMEIDYDVKDVKKTFDDIETELKKPVDVTPVKQKETEDTPPETSETAAPPSPDTVLMKKKAAPKPVSDKVSESEEDMAGTDIPAELLAESEETREAGSEKAKKGHIRNDA, from the coding sequence ATGTTTGGCATGGGTATGCCCGAAATCCTTCTGATCCTGGCCATCGCCCTGATCGTGATCGGCCCAAAAAAACTTCCCGAACTGGCAAAATCCCTGGGACGGGCCATGAATGAATTTAAAAAGGCCACCTCGGAACTGAAAGAGACAATGGAAATTGACTACGATGTGAAGGACGTAAAAAAAACATTTGACGATATAGAGACTGAACTGAAAAAACCTGTTGACGTCACGCCGGTCAAACAGAAAGAAACGGAAGACACCCCGCCCGAAACATCTGAAACGGCTGCGCCCCCATCTCCCGACACCGTTCTGATGAAAAAAAAGGCGGCCCCGAAACCGGTTTCGGATAAGGTATCAGAATCGGAAGAAGACATGGCCGGTACCGACATTCCGGCGGAACTGCTTGCGGAATCAGAGGAAACACGGGAAGCCGGATCTGAAAAAGCTAAAAAGGGGCATATCAGAAATGACGCATGA
- the tatC gene encoding twin-arginine translocase subunit TatC, translating to MTHEDDKMPFLSHMEELRDRLIRSFVAVGIGFSIAYGFKEKLFEILIRPLVSVMGKGDTLIFTSLPEAFFTYLKVAFLTGIMVASPVILYQFWMFVAPGLYQKEKKFLLPIVFLSTLFFVGGSLFGYFIVFPYGFKFFLGFANENIQALPSMKEYLSFASKLLIAFGVVFELPLVLTALARMGVVSVGFLKQNRKYALLIFFIGAAIITPPDVVTQIMMALPLMLLYEISIIGARLFGKKPPAEADGGDAFETMTEPEKKAENE from the coding sequence ATGACGCATGAAGATGATAAAATGCCGTTCCTGTCCCACATGGAAGAGCTGAGAGACCGGCTGATCAGGAGTTTTGTGGCCGTCGGCATCGGTTTCTCCATTGCATACGGGTTCAAGGAAAAACTGTTTGAAATTCTGATCCGGCCCCTTGTCTCGGTGATGGGCAAGGGCGATACCCTGATATTCACCAGCCTGCCCGAAGCCTTTTTCACCTACCTGAAAGTGGCGTTTCTGACCGGCATTATGGTGGCCTCTCCGGTAATCCTCTACCAGTTCTGGATGTTTGTGGCACCGGGATTGTATCAGAAAGAGAAGAAATTTCTTCTGCCCATTGTCTTCCTCTCAACGCTGTTTTTTGTGGGCGGCTCACTCTTCGGCTACTTCATTGTCTTCCCCTACGGATTCAAATTCTTCCTGGGCTTTGCCAACGAAAACATTCAGGCACTGCCCTCCATGAAGGAATACCTCTCCTTTGCATCCAAACTGCTCATCGCCTTCGGGGTTGTCTTCGAACTCCCCCTGGTGCTGACAGCCCTGGCACGGATGGGGGTGGTATCGGTCGGGTTTCTGAAGCAGAACCGAAAGTACGCCCTTCTCATTTTCTTCATCGGGGCCGCCATTATCACCCCGCCGGACGTCGTGACCCAGATTATGATGGCCCTGCCCCTGATGCTGCTGTACGAGATCAGCATTATCGGGGCCAGACTGTTTGGAAAAAAGCCGCCGGCCGAGGCGGATGGAGGGGACGCATTTGAAACCATGACCGAACCGGAAAAAAAGGCCGAAAATGAATAA